A genomic stretch from Pararhizobium sp. IMCC21322 includes:
- a CDS encoding extracellular solute-binding protein, giving the protein MTLIQRMSKLAGCSTAALMVFAGAASAEMTDEARAFLTEGGIDAAIIEQASTAATTDLDVPQEWIDKAAEEGAIDFSTNDTPDHVAAWLPVFQARYPNIDIVATETSGAARAIQPLLGYKAGSLVRHILVSFEGSLPDFIEADALAELDDLPAWDGVPEERRAANGTYAGMQNTTWCLAYNKDEVSADELPATWWDLMAEDGPLSGGRVGAANRAQLWTLNLWTHPDYGPKRMTNELLPAFFDNLKPQLRKEGISGISNLMLVGEFDVALPAPNDETEELMETGAPVGWHCPEPVPQYFNLIGMFRDSPTHYSSKVFINWILSQEGQMVRYVAGGDGPVHKDLQIDGAAALGAEFAGKDIALRTIEGLTVGLPELYKVWNPLWSNSGGPGK; this is encoded by the coding sequence GCGCTGATGGTGTTCGCCGGTGCCGCTTCGGCAGAAATGACTGATGAGGCGCGTGCATTTCTGACAGAGGGCGGCATTGATGCCGCCATCATCGAGCAGGCCAGCACCGCAGCAACAACAGACCTGGACGTTCCTCAGGAATGGATCGACAAGGCCGCAGAAGAAGGTGCAATTGATTTCAGCACCAATGATACGCCGGACCATGTCGCTGCCTGGTTGCCGGTTTTTCAGGCGCGCTATCCGAACATTGATATTGTTGCGACAGAGACCTCGGGCGCGGCCCGGGCTATTCAGCCCCTGCTGGGCTACAAAGCCGGCAGCCTTGTGCGCCATATTCTGGTGAGCTTTGAGGGCTCATTGCCTGATTTCATCGAGGCTGACGCATTGGCAGAACTCGACGATCTGCCAGCCTGGGACGGTGTTCCCGAAGAAAGACGCGCCGCCAACGGCACCTATGCCGGTATGCAGAACACCACATGGTGTCTGGCCTACAACAAGGACGAGGTTTCGGCAGATGAACTGCCAGCAACCTGGTGGGATCTGATGGCTGAGGACGGACCGCTGTCTGGTGGTCGTGTCGGTGCTGCCAACCGTGCCCAATTGTGGACACTGAATTTGTGGACCCATCCTGACTACGGTCCCAAACGTATGACCAACGAATTGCTGCCGGCGTTCTTCGATAATCTGAAACCGCAATTGCGCAAAGAAGGCATCTCTGGAATTTCCAATCTGATGCTGGTCGGAGAGTTTGATGTGGCGCTGCCCGCACCAAATGACGAGACTGAAGAATTGATGGAAACCGGCGCGCCGGTTGGCTGGCATTGCCCGGAGCCTGTTCCACAATATTTCAACCTCATTGGCATGTTCCGTGACTCGCCAACCCACTACTCATCCAAAGTCTTCATCAACTGGATTCTAAGCCAGGAAGGTCAGATGGTCCGCTACGTGGCTGGTGGCGACGGCCCGGTTCACAAAGACCTGCAGATCGATGGTGCTGCCGCGCTGGGTGCAGAGTTTGCCGGCAAAGACATTGCCCTGCGGACGATTGAGGGTCTGACGGTCGGATTGCCAGAGCTCTACAAGGTCTGGAATCCACTGTGGTCCAATTCGGGTGGCCCAGGTAAATAA
- a CDS encoding iron ABC transporter permease, which translates to MSNTALDAGQTVAKKRPTNIRNLAGRFFPWAILILIAAMVAAPVFSLVVGAFSQARLPNEFSIDNMGLDNFYAVWVEQRIDLVLWNTAIYVVGSTIFGITTAAVLAWLVERSDMPGKLWVYAGVPLGIAVPGILHAIAWVLLLSPRSGFLNRGWMFMTGSEEPLFNVYSMAGLIFAEGLRLVPVAFLMLVPLMRSMDPSLEEAAAASGASPMRTIRRVTFALLLPGVLAISIFQAITAIENFEVPGILGMPVNLHVFSTRVFNLIENIGTIPAFGQANAAAVFYLFIALIISFFYLRLVRHSERYSIITGKGYTPRAVRLGKWRYPAIGLALFFLFVTIVLPFLVLLYVSLVGYLRQPSIDAFQSFSWKHYEAVFRQPRVGRVMWNTISLTLMTATTVTILSFIVAYIIVRTRFAARYTLDVLSFMPHSIPGIVLGLALFWLLIQFDSLTGASTFGSLYSLVIGFTILFLSYSVRAMSVAMIQVHSDLEDAAKLCGAPPWRVAIRIFAPLLMPTLVGIWIYVAMLSVRFISLPLILSQGGNNEVLGVMIWSLWDNGNINSVGAIGIMLMSVMFALALSLRIFGFGQNKGGGAI; encoded by the coding sequence ATGAGCAACACTGCTTTGGATGCCGGCCAGACCGTGGCCAAAAAACGCCCCACAAATATTCGAAATCTTGCGGGGCGCTTCTTTCCCTGGGCCATTCTGATCCTGATCGCTGCCATGGTTGCAGCCCCTGTCTTCTCACTTGTTGTGGGGGCTTTCAGCCAAGCACGTCTGCCCAATGAGTTCTCCATCGACAATATGGGGCTCGACAATTTCTATGCTGTCTGGGTTGAACAGCGCATCGATCTCGTGCTCTGGAACACGGCCATCTATGTCGTTGGCTCAACAATCTTTGGCATTACCACGGCGGCTGTTCTGGCGTGGTTGGTCGAGCGGTCGGATATGCCCGGAAAGCTTTGGGTCTATGCAGGCGTTCCTCTTGGCATTGCCGTCCCGGGTATTCTGCATGCCATCGCCTGGGTTCTGTTGCTCAGCCCGCGATCCGGGTTCCTGAACCGTGGCTGGATGTTCATGACCGGTTCGGAAGAGCCGCTTTTCAACGTCTACTCCATGGCAGGGTTGATCTTCGCAGAGGGGCTTCGGCTGGTCCCGGTCGCGTTCTTGATGCTGGTACCGCTGATGCGCAGTATGGACCCCAGCCTGGAAGAGGCCGCTGCCGCAAGTGGCGCCAGTCCCATGCGCACAATACGGCGGGTTACATTTGCCCTGCTGCTGCCCGGCGTCCTTGCCATCAGCATTTTTCAGGCCATCACTGCTATCGAAAATTTTGAGGTTCCGGGCATTCTTGGCATGCCGGTCAACCTGCATGTCTTCAGCACACGGGTCTTCAACCTGATCGAAAACATTGGGACGATCCCTGCATTCGGGCAGGCGAATGCCGCTGCGGTCTTCTATCTGTTCATCGCGCTGATCATTTCATTTTTCTATCTGCGTTTGGTGCGCCATTCAGAACGCTATTCCATCATTACCGGCAAAGGTTACACACCGCGTGCAGTTCGTCTTGGCAAATGGCGCTATCCGGCCATTGGCCTGGCTCTATTCTTCCTGTTCGTCACCATCGTGCTGCCATTCCTGGTGCTGCTTTATGTGTCGCTGGTCGGGTATCTGCGCCAGCCATCCATTGACGCCTTCCAGTCCTTTTCATGGAAGCATTACGAAGCCGTCTTCCGGCAACCGCGCGTTGGTCGGGTTATGTGGAACACGATTTCACTGACACTTATGACAGCGACCACAGTGACAATCCTGTCCTTCATTGTTGCCTACATCATTGTGCGCACGCGATTTGCGGCGCGCTACACTCTGGACGTGCTGTCCTTCATGCCACATTCCATTCCGGGCATTGTTCTGGGCCTGGCCCTGTTCTGGTTGTTGATCCAGTTTGACTCGCTCACCGGTGCAAGCACCTTTGGCTCGCTCTACTCTCTGGTGATTGGCTTCACCATTCTCTTTCTGTCCTATTCCGTGCGGGCCATGAGTGTGGCGATGATCCAGGTCCATTCGGATTTGGAGGATGCAGCCAAGCTGTGCGGAGCGCCGCCATGGCGCGTGGCGATCCGCATTTTTGCGCCGCTGCTGATGCCAACGCTTGTCGGTATCTGGATTTACGTGGCCATGCTAAGCGTACGCTTCATCAGCCTGCCTTTGATCCTGTCGCAAGGTGGCAATAATGAAGTGCTTGGCGTCATGATCTGGTCCCTTTGGGACAATGGAAATATCAACTCAGTAGGAGCAATTGGAATAATGCTGATGAGTGTAATGTTCGCCCTGGCTCTGTCACTCCGCATCTTCGGATTTGGCCAGAACAAGGGAGGCGGCGCGATATGA